The segment TCTCGCTGACTGACGAGCTGAACGTCGTCAGGCTTGGTGTCGAAGAGGGGCCGCTGATTACAAAGCCGGAACATGAAATCGACGTCGCATACATACGCAACCACCGACTGCGCTGGGACCCCTAACCGGTATCCAGTGCTCGGGCCTCGTCGTCCGTCGTTGTCAATGGAAGTCTGGGTACCGTCTCGGGCATGACCACTCACATCAACGTGTTGCTGTTCCCGAACGTGACCCAACTGGACTTCACGGGGCCCGCGCAGGTGTTCTCGCGGATGCCGGGGACGACGGTGGACCTCGTGGCCGGATCGGGGGAGCCGGTGGTGACGGACTGTGGGTGGTCGGTGCTGCCCACGGTCACGTTGGCGCAGGCCCCGCCCGCGGACGTGTTGTTCGTGCCGGGGGGACAGGGGACCTTCGAGGCGTTCCTCGATCCGGACGTGGTGGGGTTCGTCGCCGACCAGGCGGCGGACGCGACGTGGGTGACCTCGGTGTGCACGGGATCCTTCCTGTTGGCCGCCGCGGGGCTGCTCACCGGGCGACGGGCCACCAGCCACTGGGCGTCGGTCGCGATGCTCGAGCGCTTCGGGGCGGTGCCGACACGGGAGCGCGTGGTGACCGACGGAAACGTCATCACCGGGGCGGGGGTCACCTCGGGGATCGACTTCGCGTTGACCCTCGCGGCGAGGATCCACGGCGTCGAGACGGCCCAGCGCATCCAACTGCAGTTGGAGTACGACCCCGACCCGCCCTACGCGACCGGTTCCCCGGCCGCGGCCCCAAGCGAATGGGTGGAGCGGGGGCTCCGCGACGCCGAGAAGGGACGTGCCGGGGCCGTCGAAACGGCCGCTCGCCGCCTGAAACGATGACGGGCCAGGGAAGGGGACGCCCGGCGGCGCGAAACCCTTCCCACCAAGCCTGCCTAGCGTTGGCCCCACTCCGACCGGGACAGGTCGCGCCAAAGACGTGTCCCGATCGGAGGTTCAACCGTGATGGCGGGGGAGTCAGAAGCCGAAGATCCCCGCGGTGGCGTTGCTGGCGTGGCAGGGGTTGGAGTAGGTCTCCTCGAACGTGACCCGGGTGCCCTCCCAGTGTCCGCGGGCCGTCACGCGCACCGGCGCGTACTCCATCGTGCAGGCACCGGAGACGGGCGCGAGGTCCTCGAACGAGCCACCCGCTTCCTCCAGTGCGGCACACGCCTCGTCGGGGTTCGGGTGACTGCCGCCGGCCGGACCGCAGTCCAAGGTCACACCTCGCGTCCAGGACGTCGTCATTCCCGTGGAGTCTGCCGCGATCGACAGCCGAAGCTGGCTGTCGGGACGCTCGGAGGTCTCCGCGCCGGCGGGGCCGGCCAGCAGGACACCCGCGAAGCCACCGACCGCCACCGTGGCCAGGACCGTGCCGAACCTGTGCATACGCATTCCCACATCCCCTCTCGGCTGAGAACTCAGCCAGGCTACGAACAATGTGCAGCCAAATCGTAGCGTTCCGTAGTGGATCGGGTGTGGAAACGGCGCAGTTGGGGCGGACTCACTCCGAGCGTCGCGCGACTTCGACGAGTTCCCGCTCCTGGTCCTCGGAGAGCACGATCCCGAACTCGTCCCGCAGCAGCTCTGGACACTCCTCCGGTGCCACGGTCCGGCGTACTGGTTCGCTCCCCGGGCGCGTCACGACGAACTCGAGGCCGGTGAGGGTGGTCCGGGAGGCCTCGTGGGTTCGCTGCACGACGACGCGGCGCACGAACGGCGAGCGTGGGTGGGTCGAGACGTAGTGGTTGACGATCTCGAAATCCACCCGGTAGCGCGGGTCGGTGGTGAACGAGTACAGGTCGAACCACCCCTCCGGGTGACGGGAACGCAGCAACCACCCGTCGTCCTCACGCTCCAGTCGGAAGTCCCAGGCGCCCTGCCGCGCCTCCACGCCGTCGCGCAGAGGGACCGGTTCCAGCAGGCCCTCACCGCCGAAGCCGACGTCGACCAACCACGTCTCGCCCTCGACGTCCACCAGCAGCGCCGCGTGGCTCGCCGGCCGCAGCGCCGTGGAGCCCATCCGCGTGCGCCCGGCCACGCCGCGTGGCTGGAAGCCGCACCGCTCCAGGACGGCGGCGAACAGGAGGTTGTGCTCGTAGCAGTACCCGCCGCGCGGGGAGCCGACCAGTTTCCGCAGCACGCTCGGGACGTCGATCGGCACCGGGCTGCCCAGGACGGAGTCGACGTTTTCGAAGGGGATCGTCGTGGCGTGGGCGCGGTGTAAGGCCCTGAGGGTCCCGAGTGTCGCGTCGAAGGACCCGGTGTGGCCGACGCGCCCAAGATAGGCGTCGAGGTCGACTTCCTCCGCGTTCCAACGCTTGGCGGGGTCGCGGAGTCCGTCGTCTTCGGTGGTGGGCATGACGCCTCCTCGGTATCGTTAGCTGGACAACGAAAAAGACGTTAGCCGGCTAATGAAATGCCGTCAAGATCGCCGTCGATGTCGCCCGTGGCGCGACGTCCACGGACAGGAGGTTGTCATGGGTGGGGGTATGCACGAGTGGGACGACGA is part of the Spiractinospora alimapuensis genome and harbors:
- a CDS encoding DJ-1/PfpI family protein — protein: MTTHINVLLFPNVTQLDFTGPAQVFSRMPGTTVDLVAGSGEPVVTDCGWSVLPTVTLAQAPPADVLFVPGGQGTFEAFLDPDVVGFVADQAADATWVTSVCTGSFLLAAAGLLTGRRATSHWASVAMLERFGAVPTRERVVTDGNVITGAGVTSGIDFALTLAARIHGVETAQRIQLQLEYDPDPPYATGSPAAAPSEWVERGLRDAEKGRAGAVETAARRLKR
- a CDS encoding SSI family serine proteinase inhibitor, yielding MRMHRFGTVLATVAVGGFAGVLLAGPAGAETSERPDSQLRLSIAADSTGMTTSWTRGVTLDCGPAGGSHPNPDEACAALEEAGGSFEDLAPVSGACTMEYAPVRVTARGHWEGTRVTFEETYSNPCHASNATAGIFGF
- a CDS encoding arylamine N-acetyltransferase family protein; translated protein: MPTTEDDGLRDPAKRWNAEEVDLDAYLGRVGHTGSFDATLGTLRALHRAHATTIPFENVDSVLGSPVPIDVPSVLRKLVGSPRGGYCYEHNLLFAAVLERCGFQPRGVAGRTRMGSTALRPASHAALLVDVEGETWLVDVGFGGEGLLEPVPLRDGVEARQGAWDFRLEREDDGWLLRSRHPEGWFDLYSFTTDPRYRVDFEIVNHYVSTHPRSPFVRRVVVQRTHEASRTTLTGLEFVVTRPGSEPVRRTVAPEECPELLRDEFGIVLSEDQERELVEVARRSE